In Streptomyces violaceusniger Tu 4113, one DNA window encodes the following:
- a CDS encoding phosphodiester glycosidase family protein, producing MRNEESTARRRLGLRMGAALGAAVVVAVIQPPAPAAPDAGSWTTETVAPGVRVRAGVLQDADAKPVWTVTVQAPGSAPLGDRSWADATAGRLRDAGFEPRVERVVWPAYADTPHGTMGWRVRVGSYAASGEAQGTREKVAAAGFTAGAEWTGYDAQQPADQESVHVAVIDPARFTGTVAATHDSSVADRETTSSVAAKRHSLIAVNGGFFVTSDADGVQGTMAGISAYDGELESMAAGSRAALVLADGGRHARIANLTSTVTARAGSSTYAVQGINRVPGKVRNCGRPGATPTELPRQDLTCSKADDLVKFTPGFRAELPTGPGTQVVLDADGRVVSTGPRGGTVPAGGSVLQGIGAASDWLTAHARRGERIALEEVVRDTSGRRVRLDSDDSIVSAAPTLVKDGRIAVDAATEGTLDPKNRSFGYAWSNVRQPRTMAGLDKKGRLILATVDGRQPGVSEGFTLEEAAHFMHSQGAVQALNLDGGGSTAMAVNGKLANITSDATGERAVGDTVQVLP from the coding sequence ATGCGCAACGAAGAGAGCACCGCCCGCCGTCGCCTCGGCCTCCGGATGGGGGCCGCACTGGGGGCCGCCGTCGTGGTCGCGGTCATCCAACCCCCGGCGCCGGCGGCGCCGGACGCCGGATCCTGGACGACGGAGACGGTGGCCCCGGGGGTGCGGGTGCGGGCCGGGGTTCTTCAGGACGCGGACGCCAAGCCGGTCTGGACGGTCACCGTGCAGGCGCCCGGCTCCGCGCCACTGGGCGACCGGTCCTGGGCGGACGCCACGGCGGGGCGGCTTCGCGACGCCGGGTTCGAGCCCCGGGTCGAGCGCGTGGTGTGGCCCGCCTACGCCGATACACCGCACGGCACCATGGGGTGGCGGGTGCGGGTGGGCTCGTACGCGGCCTCCGGCGAGGCGCAGGGCACGCGCGAGAAGGTCGCCGCGGCCGGGTTCACGGCGGGGGCGGAGTGGACCGGCTACGACGCGCAGCAGCCCGCCGACCAGGAGAGCGTCCATGTGGCGGTGATCGACCCGGCCCGGTTCACCGGCACCGTTGCGGCCACCCATGACAGCAGCGTGGCGGACCGCGAGACGACCTCGTCCGTCGCCGCGAAGCGCCACTCCCTGATCGCCGTCAACGGTGGCTTCTTCGTCACCTCCGACGCCGATGGCGTCCAGGGCACGATGGCCGGAATCTCCGCGTACGACGGGGAGCTGGAGTCGATGGCCGCCGGTTCGCGGGCCGCGCTGGTCCTCGCGGACGGCGGCCGGCACGCCCGTATCGCCAATCTGACCAGCACGGTCACCGCGCGGGCTGGGTCGTCCACGTATGCGGTGCAGGGCATCAACCGGGTGCCCGGCAAGGTGCGCAACTGCGGCCGCCCCGGGGCCACTCCGACCGAGCTGCCCCGGCAGGATCTGACCTGTTCCAAGGCCGACGACCTGGTGAAGTTCACCCCCGGGTTCCGCGCCGAACTGCCCACCGGGCCCGGCACCCAGGTCGTGCTCGACGCCGACGGCCGGGTGGTCTCCACCGGCCCGCGCGGCGGCACGGTCCCGGCCGGGGGCTCCGTGCTCCAGGGCATCGGCGCCGCGTCCGACTGGCTGACGGCCCACGCCCGGCGGGGCGAGCGGATCGCGCTGGAGGAGGTCGTCCGGGACACCTCCGGCCGCCGGGTCCGGCTCGACTCCGACGACAGCATCGTCAGCGCCGCCCCCACTCTGGTGAAGGACGGCCGTATCGCCGTCGACGCCGCCACCGAGGGCACCCTCGACCCGAAGAACCGCTCCTTCGGCTACGCCTGGTCGAATGTGCGGCAGCCCCGCACGATGGCCGGGCTCGACAAGAAGGGGCGGCTGATCCTGGCCACGGTGGACGGTCGGCAGCCTGGTGTGAGCGAGGGCTTCACCCTCGAGGAGGCCGCCCACTTCATGCACTCCCAGGGCGCCGTCCAGGCCCTCAACCTGGACGGCGGCGGCTCCACCGCCATGGCGGTGAACGGCAAGCTCGCCAACATCACCTCCGACGCGACGGGCGAACGCGCGGTGGGCGACACGGTCCAGGTACTGCCGTAG
- a CDS encoding CDP-alcohol phosphatidyltransferase family protein, producing MPRDIPPLAEVRRITEKKRDAWWTVMLVDPVATPLVRWTARHTRATPNQLTWGAFLVGLGSAACFAQGDWRWLLLGAVLYHVSFIFDCMDGKLARLTGTGSVFGAWLDFVFDRIRVLVCSVALMGGQYARTDDVLYLWLALAVASLDSLRYIDSLEIFKIRHGMRKQIKARMRAARKAENQAELAFMEDLLRENPEADLETDRDTVAPLEPVAPLETTAADTAPLEATAAQRSRPAVVDLHQEFRRRFPWWVRCRNFLLRHRIRAHLISGIEFQMGVFIIGPAVDAVVATTVISGALLLVFELAIIYKLLLSTRDFTRTINSFETAEPLRATTSVSS from the coding sequence ATGCCCCGAGACATACCGCCGCTCGCCGAGGTCCGCCGGATCACCGAGAAGAAGCGAGACGCGTGGTGGACCGTCATGCTCGTGGACCCGGTGGCCACACCGCTGGTCCGCTGGACCGCCAGGCACACCCGGGCCACCCCCAACCAGCTCACCTGGGGTGCCTTCCTGGTGGGCCTCGGCTCCGCCGCGTGCTTCGCTCAGGGCGACTGGAGATGGCTGCTGCTCGGGGCCGTGCTCTACCACGTGAGCTTCATCTTCGACTGCATGGACGGCAAGCTGGCCCGGCTGACCGGCACCGGCTCGGTCTTCGGGGCCTGGCTGGACTTCGTCTTCGACCGGATCCGGGTGCTGGTCTGCTCGGTCGCCCTGATGGGCGGCCAGTACGCGCGCACCGACGACGTCCTGTATCTGTGGCTGGCGCTGGCCGTCGCGTCCCTGGACTCGCTGCGCTACATCGACTCGCTGGAGATCTTCAAGATCCGGCATGGGATGCGCAAGCAGATCAAGGCCCGGATGCGGGCGGCCCGCAAGGCCGAGAACCAGGCCGAGTTGGCCTTCATGGAGGACCTGCTGCGGGAGAACCCCGAGGCCGATCTGGAGACGGACCGCGACACGGTGGCTCCGTTGGAGCCGGTGGCGCCCCTGGAGACCACGGCGGCTGACACGGCGCCCCTGGAGGCCACGGCGGCCCAGCGTAGCCGCCCCGCCGTCGTTGATCTGCACCAGGAGTTCCGGCGCCGCTTCCCGTGGTGGGTCCGGTGCCGGAACTTCCTGCTGCGCCACCGCATCCGCGCTCATCTCATCAGCGGCATCGAGTTCCAGATGGGCGTGTTCATCATCGGCCCGGCCGTCGACGCGGTGGTGGCGACGACCGTCATATCGGGTGCGCTGCTGCTCGTCTTCGAGCTGGCCATCATCTACAAATTGCTGCTGTCCACTCGGGACTTCACCCGCACCATCAACTCCTTCGAGACGGCGGAACCCCTTCGAGCCACCACCTCGGTCAGCTCCTGA
- a CDS encoding MMPL family transporter gives MADTGRLERPRGIAARAGSWSARHRWAAVGGWVLLVILALAVGSMTGRVDVTDSEQVPGESGRVSTILDEAGIDAAAGETVLIQAKGGGLTANDPAFHKAVDAVVAGVRDTGQVTALRSPYETKTISADRRSALVQFEMRGDPEKASEHIQPVLDAVGEAQDRHQDLRIEEFGDASGQKAFDDAFGDDFTQAEFSALPVALGILLIVFGALVAALLPVVLAMTAFLATTGLVAVVSHWVHMSDTANSVMLLVGLAVGVDYCLFYLRREREERAAGRDAQTALRIAAATSGRAVLVSGVTVIVAMAGMLFTGIAEFKAMGLATLMVVAVAMVGSVTVLPALLSLLGERVEKGRLPFLARAKRRGGSESRVWRTVLGPVLRRPKLSLALASGALIVLAVPAVGMNTANLTLDQEFGDRLPVVTAYNHIDEAFPGGSDPAKVVVKADDIDAAPVRDALARFRTEAVAKGASKGPVEVTVHRKQNVAVVEVPLIGGSDEGKAERSLNVLRDEVRPATLGAVDGVDAPIGGSTASSKDFNDKLGSAVPPVFAFVVVFAFLLMLMSFRSLTIAVTSIVLNLLSVGAAYGILTAVFQHGWGAGLVGAEGVGAIVSWLPLFLFVILFGLSMDYHVFVVSRIREARLAGRNTKDAVVHGVVTTAGVVTSAAVIMVAVFSIFGTLSMQSMKQMGVGLAAAVLIDATVIRGVLLPAAMLLLGERNWYLPKWLRWLPDLAHDEPAPAQRPTSLVGAPARPDADDRPRHARV, from the coding sequence GTGGCGGACACAGGCCGCTTGGAGAGGCCGCGCGGGATAGCCGCCCGCGCGGGCAGTTGGAGCGCCCGTCACCGATGGGCGGCGGTCGGGGGCTGGGTGCTGCTGGTCATCCTCGCCCTGGCCGTCGGCTCGATGACGGGCCGGGTGGATGTGACGGACAGCGAGCAGGTTCCCGGCGAGTCCGGGCGCGTCTCGACGATTCTCGACGAGGCGGGCATTGACGCCGCAGCCGGGGAAACCGTCCTGATCCAGGCGAAGGGCGGCGGGCTCACCGCGAACGACCCGGCCTTCCACAAGGCGGTCGACGCGGTGGTCGCCGGCGTACGCGACACCGGCCAGGTGACCGCCCTCCGCTCCCCGTACGAGACGAAGACCATCTCCGCCGACCGGCGCTCCGCCCTGGTGCAGTTCGAGATGCGCGGCGACCCGGAGAAGGCGTCGGAGCACATCCAGCCGGTCCTGGACGCGGTGGGCGAGGCGCAGGACCGCCACCAGGACCTGCGGATCGAGGAGTTCGGCGACGCCAGCGGCCAGAAGGCGTTCGACGACGCGTTCGGCGACGACTTCACCCAGGCCGAGTTCTCCGCGCTGCCGGTGGCCCTGGGCATTCTGCTGATCGTCTTCGGTGCGCTGGTGGCCGCCCTGCTGCCGGTCGTGCTCGCCATGACGGCGTTCCTGGCCACCACCGGTCTGGTGGCGGTGGTCAGCCACTGGGTGCATATGAGCGACACCGCCAACTCCGTGATGCTGCTGGTGGGGCTGGCCGTCGGCGTCGACTACTGCCTGTTCTACCTGCGCCGGGAGCGTGAGGAGCGCGCCGCCGGACGGGACGCGCAGACCGCGCTGCGGATCGCGGCGGCCACCTCCGGCCGCGCCGTCCTGGTCTCCGGTGTCACGGTGATCGTGGCGATGGCGGGCATGCTCTTCACCGGGATCGCGGAGTTCAAGGCGATGGGGCTCGCCACCTTGATGGTGGTGGCGGTGGCGATGGTCGGCTCGGTGACGGTGCTGCCCGCGCTGCTCTCGCTGCTCGGTGAGCGGGTGGAGAAGGGCCGGTTGCCGTTCCTGGCCCGCGCCAAGCGGCGCGGTGGCAGCGAGAGCCGGGTCTGGCGCACCGTGCTCGGCCCGGTGCTGCGCCGCCCCAAGCTGTCGCTGGCCCTCGCCAGTGGCGCCCTGATCGTGCTGGCCGTCCCCGCCGTGGGGATGAACACCGCGAACCTCACCCTGGACCAGGAGTTCGGCGACCGGCTGCCGGTCGTGACCGCGTACAACCACATCGACGAGGCGTTCCCGGGCGGGTCCGACCCGGCCAAGGTCGTGGTGAAGGCGGACGACATCGACGCGGCGCCGGTACGCGACGCCCTCGCCCGGTTCCGTACCGAGGCCGTGGCGAAGGGCGCCTCCAAGGGCCCGGTCGAGGTGACCGTCCACCGGAAGCAGAACGTGGCCGTGGTGGAGGTCCCGCTGATCGGCGGCTCGGACGAGGGCAAGGCCGAGCGGAGCCTGAATGTGCTGCGGGACGAGGTGCGCCCGGCGACGCTCGGCGCGGTGGACGGGGTGGACGCCCCCATCGGCGGTTCGACCGCATCCTCCAAGGACTTCAACGACAAGCTCGGCTCGGCCGTCCCCCCGGTCTTCGCCTTCGTGGTGGTCTTCGCCTTCCTGCTGATGCTGATGTCCTTCCGGTCGCTCACCATCGCCGTGACCTCCATCGTGCTCAACCTGCTGTCGGTGGGCGCCGCGTACGGCATCCTCACCGCGGTCTTCCAGCACGGCTGGGGCGCGGGGCTGGTGGGCGCGGAGGGCGTGGGCGCGATCGTCTCGTGGCTGCCACTGTTCCTCTTCGTGATCCTTTTCGGGCTGAGCATGGACTACCACGTCTTCGTGGTCTCCCGGATCCGCGAGGCGCGCCTGGCCGGGCGTAACACCAAGGACGCGGTGGTGCACGGTGTGGTCACCACGGCGGGCGTGGTCACCAGCGCCGCCGTCATCATGGTCGCGGTCTTCTCCATCTTCGGCACGCTGTCGATGCAGTCCATGAAGCAGATGGGCGTGGGCCTGGCGGCCGCGGTCCTCATCGACGCCACCGTCATCCGGGGGGTGCTCCTCCCGGCCGCGATGCTGCTGCTCGGCGAGCGCAACTGGTACCTGCCGAAGTGGCTGCGGTGGCTCCCGGACCTCGCCCACGACGAGCCCGCCCCGGCCCAGCGGCCGACCTCCCTGGTGGGTGCCCCCGCGAGGCCGGACGCGGACGACCGGCCCCGGCACGCCAGGGTCTGA
- a CDS encoding carbohydrate ABC transporter permease: MNTRLTARRRAARTGQYLALLGYLIFLAFPLLWLVSTAFKPPRELASLHPGWIPDHPTLDNFRQAFDEQPLLRSAGNSLIASLAAAAITVVIATPMAYVMARHHRSPLSRAATGWIVVSQAFPFVLVIIPLFLVLKEVRLIDSLSGLIMVYVVWSLPFALWMLAGYARAVPRELEEAAAVDGASRLRTLISVTMPLLAPGIVATALFAFITAWNEFFFALVLLKSPQKQTMPVILTHFIGTEGVADLGPLAAASLLATLPSLVLFAVIQRRITSGTLAGAVKH; the protein is encoded by the coding sequence ATGAATACTCGCCTCACCGCCCGGCGCCGCGCGGCCCGCACCGGCCAGTACCTCGCCCTCCTCGGCTATTTGATCTTCCTCGCCTTCCCGCTGCTGTGGCTGGTCTCCACCGCGTTCAAACCGCCGCGCGAGCTGGCGAGCCTCCACCCCGGCTGGATCCCCGACCACCCCACCCTCGACAACTTCCGCCAGGCGTTCGACGAGCAGCCGCTGCTGCGGTCCGCCGGGAACAGCCTGATCGCCTCTCTCGCCGCCGCGGCCATCACCGTCGTCATCGCCACCCCGATGGCGTATGTGATGGCCCGGCACCACCGCTCCCCGCTGTCCCGGGCGGCCACCGGCTGGATCGTGGTCAGCCAGGCGTTCCCCTTCGTCCTGGTGATCATCCCGCTGTTCCTGGTGCTCAAGGAGGTCCGCCTGATCGACTCCCTCTCCGGGCTGATCATGGTGTACGTGGTGTGGTCCCTGCCGTTCGCCCTGTGGATGCTGGCCGGGTACGCCCGGGCCGTACCGCGCGAGCTGGAGGAGGCCGCGGCCGTGGACGGCGCGAGCAGACTGCGGACGCTGATCTCGGTGACCATGCCGCTGCTGGCCCCCGGCATCGTGGCCACCGCCCTCTTCGCCTTCATCACCGCCTGGAACGAGTTCTTCTTCGCGCTCGTCCTGCTCAAGTCCCCGCAGAAACAGACGATGCCGGTCATCCTCACGCACTTCATCGGCACCGAAGGCGTCGCCGACCTCGGCCCGCTCGCCGCCGCCTCACTGCTGGCGACGCTGCCCTCGCTCGTGCTGTTCGCGGTCATCCAGCGCCGGATCACCAGCGGCACCCTGGCCGGGGCGGTGAAGCACTGA
- a CDS encoding STM4015 family protein has translation MQHAQNFHGLPVLTVPPYTPATLLPDAASVAWRLETGPYSTDENPEDYWDRFTGTVELEKVRALVIGHGVDYLPHQAFIDLSSRLTGLEALFLSDIEGDQEMISSIYQPDLAPLLEAFPGLRELVVRGGEGLDFPVTGHAGLRALRIESGGLPPEAAENIAAADLPSLERLELWLGDEDYGGGTTVEQLAPLLAGERKPALRHLGLQNSPIQDEMAAALASAPVVPRLTSLSLSMGTLSDAGAEALLHGQPLTHLHELDLSHHFLSDAMMLRIWTALEPAGVRVNLYGRQEEEDDGWGDADEEHEGSGRYIAVAE, from the coding sequence GTGCAACACGCCCAGAATTTCCACGGGTTACCGGTGCTGACCGTTCCGCCGTATACCCCCGCCACGCTGCTGCCCGACGCCGCCTCCGTCGCCTGGCGGCTCGAGACCGGGCCGTACTCGACCGACGAGAACCCTGAGGACTACTGGGACCGTTTCACCGGCACGGTGGAGCTGGAGAAGGTGCGGGCGCTGGTCATCGGCCATGGCGTGGACTACCTGCCGCACCAGGCGTTCATCGACCTGAGCTCCCGGCTGACCGGTCTCGAGGCGCTCTTCCTCAGCGACATCGAGGGCGACCAGGAGATGATCTCCAGCATCTACCAGCCCGATCTCGCACCGCTCCTGGAAGCGTTCCCCGGTCTGCGCGAGCTGGTCGTCCGCGGAGGGGAGGGGCTGGACTTCCCCGTGACGGGGCACGCGGGGCTGCGGGCGCTGCGGATCGAGTCCGGTGGGCTGCCTCCCGAGGCGGCGGAGAACATCGCCGCCGCCGACCTGCCCTCGCTGGAGCGGCTGGAGCTGTGGCTGGGAGACGAGGATTACGGGGGCGGCACCACCGTCGAGCAGCTCGCTCCGCTCCTCGCGGGCGAGCGCAAACCCGCTCTGCGCCACCTGGGGCTGCAGAACAGCCCCATCCAGGACGAGATGGCCGCCGCGCTGGCTTCCGCACCGGTTGTGCCGCGGCTCACCTCGCTGAGCCTGTCCATGGGTACGCTCTCCGACGCGGGCGCGGAGGCGCTGCTGCACGGGCAGCCGCTCACCCACCTCCATGAACTCGACCTCTCGCACCACTTCCTCAGCGACGCCATGATGCTGCGGATATGGACCGCGCTGGAGCCCGCGGGGGTCCGGGTGAACCTGTACGGGAGGCAAGAGGAGGAGGACGACGGCTGGGGGGACGCCGACGAGGAGCACGAGGGAAGCGGCCGTTATATCGCGGTGGCCGAATGA
- the erm gene encoding ErmE/ErmH/ErmO/ErmR family 23S rRNA (adenine(2058)-N(6))-methyltransferase codes for MARNRHQLPTPRRTERDRARRAYGQNFLVDPGAVARVVRAARPGPGDLLVEVGAGKGVLTEALAPRCRELISYEIDRHLIPGLRERLARYPQVRVVHQDFLDAAPPREPFALVGNVPYARTAEIVAWALRAAPRLTSATLLTQAEYARKRTGDYGRWSLLTVRSWPEVEWRLCGRVARAAFRPVPAVDGGILRLTRRPRPLLTDPVARSAYADLVELGFTGLGGSLHASLRRICPARALDRAFRAAGLGREVVVAYVSPEQWLVLAQELTEVVARRGSAVSKELMVRVKSRVDSSNL; via the coding sequence GTGGCCCGCAATCGACACCAACTCCCTACCCCACGCCGCACCGAACGCGACCGCGCGAGGCGCGCGTACGGGCAGAACTTCCTCGTCGACCCGGGCGCCGTCGCCCGCGTCGTACGCGCCGCCCGCCCCGGGCCCGGCGATCTCCTGGTGGAGGTCGGCGCGGGCAAGGGGGTGCTCACCGAGGCGCTGGCTCCGCGCTGCCGTGAGCTGATCAGCTATGAGATCGACCGGCATCTGATCCCGGGGCTGCGGGAGCGGCTCGCCCGGTATCCGCAGGTCCGGGTGGTGCACCAGGACTTCCTGGACGCGGCGCCGCCGCGCGAGCCGTTCGCCCTGGTCGGCAACGTGCCCTACGCCCGTACCGCCGAGATCGTGGCCTGGGCGCTGCGGGCGGCGCCCCGTCTGACCTCCGCGACGCTGCTCACGCAGGCGGAGTACGCCCGTAAGCGCACCGGGGACTACGGCCGTTGGTCCCTGCTGACCGTACGGTCCTGGCCGGAGGTCGAGTGGCGGCTGTGCGGGCGGGTGGCGCGTGCCGCGTTCCGGCCGGTGCCCGCGGTCGACGGCGGGATCCTGCGGCTGACCCGGCGGCCGCGCCCGCTGCTCACCGATCCGGTGGCCCGGTCCGCCTACGCGGACCTGGTCGAGCTGGGCTTCACCGGGCTCGGCGGCTCGCTCCACGCGTCACTGCGCCGGATCTGTCCCGCCCGCGCACTCGACCGGGCGTTCCGGGCGGCCGGGCTGGGGCGGGAGGTGGTGGTGGCGTATGTGTCGCCGGAGCAGTGGCTGGTCCTGGCTCAGGAGCTGACCGAGGTGGTGGCTCGAAGGGGTTCCGCCGTCTCGAAGGAGTTGATGGTGCGGGTGAAGTCCCGAGTGGACAGCAGCAATTTGTAG
- a CDS encoding ABC transporter substrate-binding protein, with protein sequence MRRRTLLAASAAGTLSAAGTLLSACAPGRRRASDGRITLRFQSLAWQQESIEANKQLVAEWNATHPDIRVDYVQGSWDSVHDQLLTSFEGGEAPDIIHDATDDLADFAYGGYLADLTDLLPQRLKDEIPPQTWQTATFAGGIHGVPFLQEPRVLIANRGLLERSRVRIPTPERPWSWAEFEDAAKELTRDGTYGVAWPLKEPVSATLNLSLSTGGKVFHRGADGKVTVRFDAADQRVPRVIHDQLGGDRSAARTTLGMGGSDTLPGFFGGKYAMVPLGFSYRQQIVQQAPKGFAWTVLPSPAGPGGDQRQGVSPQTLSIAADSPYQREAARFIDFFLRPPHMVRLARGDWMLPTGLTALRDPALHTRRHGWATGAALAGRLRPAPAQSVRGYPEWKDKVATPALQEYYSGAIGMGELRKRLVEDGNLVLARYQR encoded by the coding sequence ATGCGCCGCCGGACGCTGCTGGCCGCGTCCGCCGCCGGGACACTGTCCGCCGCCGGGACCCTGCTCTCCGCCTGCGCGCCGGGACGGCGGCGGGCGTCCGACGGCCGGATCACCCTCCGCTTCCAGTCCCTGGCCTGGCAGCAGGAATCCATCGAGGCCAACAAGCAGTTGGTGGCGGAGTGGAACGCGACCCATCCCGACATCAGGGTCGACTACGTCCAGGGCAGTTGGGACAGCGTCCACGACCAACTGCTCACCTCCTTCGAGGGCGGTGAGGCGCCCGACATCATCCACGACGCCACCGACGACCTCGCCGACTTCGCCTACGGCGGCTATCTCGCCGATCTCACCGACCTGCTGCCCCAGCGGCTCAAGGACGAGATCCCGCCCCAGACCTGGCAGACCGCCACCTTCGCCGGTGGCATCCACGGTGTGCCGTTCCTCCAGGAACCGCGCGTGCTCATCGCCAACCGCGGCCTGCTGGAGCGGTCCCGGGTGCGGATTCCCACCCCCGAACGGCCCTGGAGCTGGGCCGAGTTCGAGGACGCCGCCAAGGAGCTGACCCGCGACGGGACGTACGGCGTGGCCTGGCCGCTCAAGGAGCCCGTCTCCGCGACCCTCAACCTCTCCCTCTCCACCGGCGGCAAGGTCTTCCACCGGGGCGCGGACGGCAAGGTCACCGTCCGGTTCGACGCCGCCGACCAGCGGGTGCCCCGCGTCATCCACGACCAGTTGGGCGGCGACCGCAGCGCCGCGCGGACCACCCTCGGCATGGGCGGCTCGGACACCCTCCCCGGCTTCTTCGGCGGGAAGTACGCGATGGTGCCCCTAGGTTTCTCCTACCGCCAGCAGATCGTGCAGCAGGCGCCCAAGGGCTTCGCCTGGACCGTACTGCCGTCCCCGGCCGGGCCCGGCGGCGACCAGCGGCAGGGGGTAAGCCCCCAGACGCTGTCCATCGCCGCCGACAGCCCGTACCAGCGGGAGGCGGCCCGCTTCATCGACTTCTTCCTGCGCCCACCGCATATGGTGCGGCTCGCCCGGGGCGACTGGATGCTCCCCACGGGCCTGACCGCACTCCGCGACCCCGCCCTGCACACCCGCCGGCACGGCTGGGCCACCGGCGCAGCCCTGGCCGGACGGCTGCGCCCGGCGCCCGCCCAGTCCGTGCGCGGCTATCCGGAGTGGAAGGACAAGGTGGCCACCCCGGCGCTGCAGGAGTACTACAGCGGGGCGATCGGGATGGGGGAGCTACGGAAGCGGCTGGTCGAGGACGGCAATCTGGTGCTCGCCCGCTACCAGCGATAG
- a CDS encoding S8 family peptidase, with product MAVHKQRNARRLGLAVAAATAVTAGVFVAVPAGAATAKPAEGTVYGTQSKSAVDGSYIVMLKGGKAVKAAAEGKDLAESYGGKLSRTYDSAINGFSASGLSDTEAKRLAADPSVAKVVQNHRYTIKGTQENPPSWGLDRIDQEDTQGDKAYNYPDSAGEGVTAYVIDTGVRTSHKDFGGRATSGFDAVDNDDSADDGNGHGTHVAGTIAGAEHGVAKKAKVVAVRVLDDQGSGTTEQVVAGIDWVTEHHQGPSVANMSLGGTPDEALDAAVQKAIDSGVTFAVAAGNESSDASQSSPARVKDAITVASSTDQDEQSDFSNYGSIVDIYAPGSDITSDWNTDDGATNTISGTSMATPHVVGAAAVYLSGHQDAKPADVAKALTDGATADKISNPGDGTPNKLLKVVE from the coding sequence ATGGCAGTTCACAAGCAGCGCAACGCGCGTCGACTCGGCCTCGCCGTAGCCGCCGCGACCGCCGTCACCGCCGGTGTCTTCGTGGCCGTTCCGGCCGGGGCCGCCACCGCGAAGCCCGCAGAGGGCACCGTCTACGGCACCCAGTCGAAGAGCGCCGTGGACGGCAGCTACATCGTCATGCTCAAGGGCGGCAAGGCCGTCAAGGCCGCCGCCGAGGGCAAGGACCTCGCCGAGAGTTACGGCGGCAAGCTGAGCCGCACCTACGACTCCGCCATCAACGGCTTCTCGGCCAGCGGGCTGAGCGACACCGAGGCCAAGCGGCTGGCCGCCGACCCGTCGGTCGCCAAGGTGGTCCAGAACCACCGCTACACGATCAAGGGCACTCAGGAGAACCCGCCGTCGTGGGGCCTGGACCGGATCGACCAGGAAGACACCCAGGGCGACAAGGCGTACAACTACCCGGACAGCGCGGGTGAGGGCGTCACCGCCTACGTCATCGACACCGGTGTCCGCACCAGCCACAAGGACTTCGGGGGCCGGGCCACGTCCGGCTTCGACGCGGTCGACAACGACGACAGCGCCGACGACGGCAACGGCCACGGCACCCACGTGGCCGGCACCATCGCCGGAGCCGAGCACGGCGTCGCCAAGAAGGCCAAGGTCGTCGCGGTGCGCGTCCTGGACGACCAGGGCTCGGGCACCACCGAGCAGGTCGTCGCGGGCATCGACTGGGTCACCGAGCACCACCAGGGCCCGTCCGTCGCCAACATGAGCCTGGGCGGCACCCCCGACGAGGCCCTCGACGCCGCCGTGCAGAAGGCCATCGACTCCGGTGTCACCTTCGCCGTGGCGGCGGGCAACGAGTCCTCGGACGCCAGCCAGAGCTCTCCCGCCCGGGTGAAGGACGCGATCACGGTCGCCTCCAGCACCGACCAGGACGAGCAGTCCGACTTCTCCAACTACGGCTCGATCGTCGACATCTACGCCCCCGGCTCGGACATCACCTCCGACTGGAACACCGACGACGGCGCGACCAACACCATCTCCGGTACGTCGATGGCCACCCCGCACGTCGTGGGCGCCGCCGCCGTCTACCTCAGCGGCCACCAGGACGCCAAGCCGGCCGACGTGGCGAAGGCGCTGACGGACGGCGCGACCGCCGACAAGATCTCCAACCCGGGCGACGGCACGCCGAACAAGCTGCTGAAGGTCGTTGAGTAA
- a CDS encoding Uma2 family endonuclease, whose amino-acid sequence MSVTKTRIDDHVGPWTVEDVLALPAHPARARYELVDGVLFISPAPGLAHQIVSSALRGRIDAGSTRSGARFLTAGAVMVANDSRLFIPDIAVVDRAVVSRHTLAAPLEAMLLFGEIVSPFSRAADRILKPALYAQAKVPAYWRVEMEPDLCVVVHALDGDTYREAATITGKASVDVAGEFTVELDLDAVRRELEG is encoded by the coding sequence ATGAGCGTCACCAAGACGCGAATCGACGATCACGTGGGCCCCTGGACGGTCGAGGACGTCCTCGCGCTTCCGGCGCACCCAGCGCGGGCTCGTTACGAGCTTGTGGACGGTGTTCTCTTCATATCCCCCGCCCCCGGCTTGGCCCACCAAATCGTGTCTTCCGCGCTCCGCGGCCGGATCGACGCCGGCTCAACTCGCTCCGGCGCGCGCTTTCTGACCGCAGGGGCGGTGATGGTGGCAAACGATTCAAGGCTGTTCATCCCCGACATTGCCGTTGTCGACCGGGCTGTCGTCTCGCGCCACACGCTGGCTGCGCCGCTCGAGGCCATGCTGCTGTTCGGAGAGATCGTCTCGCCGTTCAGCCGAGCGGCCGACCGCATCCTCAAGCCCGCCCTCTACGCCCAGGCGAAGGTGCCCGCCTATTGGCGGGTCGAGATGGAACCGGATCTGTGCGTGGTGGTGCACGCACTGGACGGGGACACCTACCGCGAGGCTGCCACCATCACGGGCAAGGCTTCCGTCGACGTCGCCGGAGAGTTCACCGTCGAGCTGGATCTCGATGCCGTGCGCCGCGAGTTGGAAGGCTGA